One genomic region from Deferrivibrio essentukiensis encodes:
- a CDS encoding HAD-IIB family hydrolase, with protein sequence MKYIIFTDLDGTLLDHFTYSFDEATLCINIIKSKNIPLAFITSKTKTEVEKIIFQIGYDIVFSVENGAAVYFPGKLSKYNKVYGESLEKVGNFYEQVKSRYELLSVFEISERKLSEMVNLSAEKIRLLKKREFSLPFIIKDNNNLQQLEAEAASSGFKILKGGRFYHLVSKNQDKGVALNYIKDILGKNCVSIGLGDSGNDYDLLSNVDIPIIIKKHDHTYDKKLLGIKNAVKANYVGPKGWCDSLIKFLKEENCG encoded by the coding sequence ATGAAATACATAATATTTACTGATCTGGATGGCACACTGCTTGACCATTTTACTTACTCTTTTGATGAAGCTACACTTTGTATTAACATAATTAAATCTAAAAATATACCTCTTGCCTTTATTACAAGCAAGACAAAGACAGAGGTGGAAAAGATTATTTTTCAAATAGGATATGATATCGTTTTTTCCGTGGAGAATGGGGCTGCAGTATATTTTCCAGGTAAATTAAGTAAGTATAACAAAGTTTACGGCGAAAGTTTGGAAAAGGTTGGTAATTTTTATGAGCAGGTAAAAAGCCGATATGAATTGCTCAGTGTGTTTGAGATATCTGAAAGAAAACTATCAGAAATGGTTAATTTGTCAGCTGAAAAAATCAGACTTTTAAAGAAGAGAGAATTTAGTTTGCCATTTATAATAAAAGACAATAACAACCTTCAGCAACTTGAAGCTGAGGCCGCTTCTTCAGGATTTAAGATACTAAAGGGTGGAAGATTTTATCATCTTGTAAGCAAAAATCAGGACAAAGGGGTTGCTTTAAACTATATTAAGGATATTTTAGGTAAAAATTGTGTAAGTATTGGGCTTGGTGATAGTGGCAACGACTACGACCTGCTCTCAAATGTAGATATTCCGATTATAATAAAAAAACATGACCACACTTATGATAAAAAATTACTCGGAATAAAGAATGCCGTTAAAGCTAATTATGTAGGGCCAAAAGGTTGGTGTGATTCGTTAATAAAGTTTCTAAAGGAGGAAAACTGTGGCTGA
- the hisD gene encoding histidinol dehydrogenase: MKDLIVDKNSPKINKILDRGGIFDKEYLPVVMDILDKVKTEKDKALIELTLKFDKTDLTKGFEVEKQYLKTCFDNLPESLQKSLELAKGNIMEYHRNMLEKTWMYEREDGCILGAKVTPLERVGVYVPGGKATYPSTVLMNILPAKVAGVSEVIMVTPATENRLNEVVLAAAYLAGVDRVFKIGGAQAVAALAYGTETIPKVDKIVGPGNIYVALAKKIVFGTVDIDMIAGPSEILVIADRFANPEYVAADMLSQAEHDELASSIVITDDMKLAEKVAIEVKKQLNELPKKNIAEKSLKDFGAIIVVNDLDEACKLANEIAPEHLELYVSTPFEYLNKIKNAGAIFLGEYTPEAVGDYVAGPNHTLPTNGTARFFSPLGTYDFVKRSSIISFNKNALLKVGENIVEIAKAEGLDAHANSVIKRIK, from the coding sequence ATGAAAGATTTGATAGTAGATAAAAATTCGCCGAAGATAAATAAGATTTTAGATAGAGGCGGGATATTTGATAAAGAGTATCTTCCGGTGGTTATGGATATACTTGATAAGGTAAAAACAGAAAAAGATAAGGCACTTATAGAGTTGACTCTGAAATTTGACAAGACAGATTTGACAAAAGGGTTTGAGGTTGAAAAACAATATCTGAAAACATGTTTTGATAATTTGCCTGAAAGTTTGCAAAAATCCCTTGAGCTTGCCAAAGGAAATATCATGGAATATCACAGAAATATGCTTGAGAAAACATGGATGTACGAAAGGGAAGACGGGTGCATACTGGGTGCAAAAGTTACTCCTCTTGAAAGGGTTGGGGTGTATGTGCCGGGTGGAAAAGCTACATACCCTTCAACGGTATTAATGAATATACTTCCTGCAAAGGTAGCTGGGGTTAGCGAAGTTATTATGGTTACCCCCGCAACGGAGAATAGGCTCAATGAAGTGGTGCTTGCTGCGGCGTATCTGGCAGGCGTTGACAGGGTATTTAAAATTGGTGGGGCTCAGGCTGTTGCTGCCCTTGCTTACGGCACGGAGACAATACCAAAGGTGGATAAAATAGTTGGCCCGGGCAATATTTATGTGGCTTTGGCAAAGAAAATAGTTTTTGGGACAGTTGATATAGATATGATTGCAGGGCCAAGTGAAATACTTGTCATTGCAGACAGATTTGCCAACCCTGAATATGTAGCGGCCGACATGCTTTCTCAGGCGGAGCATGATGAGCTTGCCTCTTCCATTGTAATAACAGATGATATGAAATTGGCTGAAAAAGTTGCAATAGAAGTTAAGAAGCAACTAAATGAACTTCCCAAAAAAAATATTGCTGAAAAATCGTTGAAAGATTTTGGTGCAATTATTGTGGTAAATGATTTGGACGAAGCGTGCAAGCTTGCAAATGAGATTGCTCCGGAGCATCTTGAGCTTTATGTTAGCACTCCATTTGAGTATCTCAATAAGATAAAAAATGCCGGTGCAATATTTTTGGGGGAATACACCCCTGAGGCTGTTGGCGATTATGTCGCAGGCCCAAATCACACCCTTCCTACAAACGGCACTGCAAGATTTTTCTCCCCACTTGGCACTTATGATTTTGTAAAGCGGTCGAGTATAATCAGTTTTAATAAAAATGCTCTTTTAAAAGTAGGTGAGAATATAGTAGAGATTGCAAAGGCTGAAGGGCTTGATGCCCATGCAAATTCAGTGATTAAAAGGATTAAATAG
- a CDS encoding DNA polymerase I yields MSTIIIDGHSVAYRIFYKVPPLTNSKGEPTGLIHSFINTILSIKEKFNPEKLYVTFDSKGETDRHKMLEKYKANRPSTPEDLIFQVEKVKEILPLLGIDVFCIEGIEADDIIYTLTEKSDGEVYLVTKDKDLMQLVNSKVKLLDYQTGNLLDKEAVKEKIGVYPDKILDFLALCGDSADNIPGVKGVGPKTAIKLLEEYGSLEGVYENVENIKGSLKNKLTENKELAFLSRELARLKVIDNIETLKVKGDIKQVLKELELNSLYKRIFKTSDKEIKSKDFSEGILFFIDNKTFLSKQNEIIENAQPTTSVKYVYDIKNLYKQSAFYTDDVCDLLLISWLNNPDSGGLGMSKNESVNDFIAKVRNRVAEEIENLKKNELYEIYFKYELPLTKVIARMENAGITLDRKILDRLNDEIQTEALAKEKEIYSQIGEEININSPKQLREVLFDKLKLSPFKKTKTGFSTDEESLRNMVIVNQHSKKLLENIIEYRELTKLLNTYITKLPEYIDKDTGRIYSEFKQTGTATGRFSSNNPNLQNIPLKGKWGKKIRSAFVASEGKKFISFDYSQIELRFLAHFSQDETLLSAFKNNLDIHKITGSKIFKLPEEKIEGDLRRIAKAVNFGILYGLSPFGLARDTGVSNADAKEFIETYFKTYPKVKRYIEQVVNEARKQGFVKTILGRKRFFPEINSKNPVLRNRSERMALNSILQGSAADVIKLSMLKSDEYVRDIDADIVLQIHDELVFEVDENIALQVENKVKYIMENVLSLDVKLEVNSSTASNLGEAK; encoded by the coding sequence ATGTCGACAATTATTATAGACGGCCACTCGGTTGCTTACAGGATATTTTACAAAGTCCCACCTTTGACTAACTCAAAGGGTGAGCCTACCGGGCTAATTCATTCATTTATAAACACGATACTTTCTATCAAAGAAAAATTTAATCCTGAAAAATTATATGTGACATTTGATTCAAAAGGGGAAACAGATAGGCACAAAATGCTTGAGAAATATAAGGCAAACAGACCATCGACCCCTGAGGATTTAATTTTTCAAGTTGAAAAGGTAAAGGAAATTTTACCCCTTTTGGGGATAGATGTCTTTTGTATAGAAGGGATAGAAGCCGATGATATTATTTACACTTTGACTGAAAAGAGTGACGGAGAAGTTTACCTTGTGACAAAAGACAAAGATTTAATGCAGCTTGTAAATTCAAAGGTAAAGCTCCTTGATTATCAAACGGGAAACCTTTTAGATAAGGAAGCGGTAAAAGAAAAGATAGGGGTATATCCGGATAAGATACTTGACTTTCTTGCTCTTTGCGGCGATTCGGCAGATAATATCCCGGGGGTAAAAGGTGTTGGCCCTAAGACTGCTATAAAGCTATTGGAAGAATACGGCTCTCTTGAGGGTGTATATGAAAATGTGGAAAATATTAAAGGTAGTTTAAAGAATAAGCTCACAGAGAATAAAGAGTTAGCATTTTTAAGTAGAGAGCTTGCAAGGCTGAAAGTAATAGATAACATTGAGACTTTAAAGGTTAAGGGTGATATAAAACAGGTATTAAAAGAGCTTGAGTTAAATAGCTTGTATAAAAGAATTTTTAAAACAAGTGACAAAGAAATAAAAAGTAAAGATTTCAGTGAGGGTATTCTTTTCTTTATTGATAACAAGACTTTTCTTTCAAAGCAAAACGAAATTATCGAAAATGCTCAGCCTACCACATCAGTCAAATATGTCTATGATATAAAAAACTTGTACAAACAATCAGCATTTTATACAGATGATGTTTGCGATTTACTCCTTATCTCTTGGCTGAATAACCCTGACAGTGGCGGGCTTGGGATGTCCAAAAATGAATCTGTGAATGATTTTATTGCAAAGGTGAGAAATAGAGTAGCTGAAGAGATTGAAAATCTAAAGAAAAATGAGCTTTATGAAATATATTTCAAGTATGAGCTTCCCCTGACAAAAGTAATTGCCAGGATGGAAAATGCAGGGATAACCCTTGATAGAAAAATACTTGATAGATTGAATGATGAGATACAAACAGAAGCGTTAGCAAAAGAGAAAGAGATTTACTCGCAGATTGGCGAAGAGATAAATATAAATTCACCAAAGCAGCTTCGGGAGGTTTTATTTGATAAACTGAAACTTTCTCCCTTTAAGAAGACAAAGACAGGTTTTTCCACGGATGAAGAGTCATTGAGAAATATGGTGATTGTGAATCAGCATAGCAAAAAACTGCTTGAAAATATCATAGAATACAGAGAGCTTACTAAGCTTTTAAATACATACATCACAAAATTGCCGGAGTATATAGATAAAGATACAGGCAGAATATATTCAGAATTTAAACAGACAGGCACAGCTACCGGTAGATTTTCTTCCAATAATCCAAATTTACAAAATATCCCTTTGAAAGGGAAGTGGGGGAAGAAAATTAGGTCTGCCTTTGTAGCAAGCGAGGGGAAGAAATTTATATCTTTTGACTATTCTCAGATAGAGCTGAGGTTTTTGGCACATTTTTCTCAAGATGAAACCCTGTTAAGTGCATTTAAAAATAACCTTGATATACATAAGATTACAGGCTCAAAAATCTTTAAACTCCCCGAAGAGAAGATTGAGGGGGATTTGAGGAGAATAGCAAAAGCTGTCAATTTTGGGATACTTTATGGTTTAAGCCCTTTCGGTCTTGCCAGAGATACAGGAGTATCAAATGCAGATGCTAAAGAGTTTATAGAGACATATTTTAAGACCTACCCAAAGGTGAAAAGATACATTGAACAGGTGGTAAATGAGGCGAGAAAGCAGGGATTTGTAAAGACGATTCTCGGAAGAAAAAGATTCTTCCCCGAAATAAACAGCAAAAATCCCGTTTTAAGAAACAGGTCAGAAAGGATGGCTCTTAACTCTATTTTGCAGGGCTCTGCCGCTGATGTGATAAAACTTTCGATGTTAAAGAGTGATGAATATGTCCGAGATATCGATGCTGATATTGTGTTGCAGATACATGATGAGTTAGTCTTTGAGGTAGATGAAAATATTGCTTTACAGGTAGAAAATAAGGTAAAATATATTATGGAAAATGTGTTAAGTCTTGATGTAAAGCTTGAGGTAAATAGCTCTACCGCTTCAAATTTAGGGGAGGCTAAATAA
- the mutS gene encoding DNA mismatch repair protein MutS yields MSESDFSKLTPMMQQFYSIKKEYPDCILFFRMGDFYEMFDNDAKTASKILGIALTNRNKSSDNSPPMCGIPYHSYQTYLNKLLNAGFKVAICEQLEDPSKVKGIVKRGVVRVVTPGTIIEDETLSNSNFNFLVAVSKARDFYYAAIADISTGDLFLFNSKELSEIINKFRPKEIIGEIDNLNGINLPFFKIERVYHYKSMLIGITDYFSGSSLKSVGITEDEYVKPVFYLLSYLKEMLIDVKLKKPTVFLSDRQMYLDAIAQKTLELFESTSGRKDATLFNVLNKCSTPMGERLLAVYLMSPTNDLNEIDIRLNIVEYFLYNKEKRVNIKELLKGVYDLERILTRLNAKKGTPRDLSWLTSSLAPLTDIKKMLKGTNNPFIDDLFDNFDDLSDICEFLKKAVADEPPVSIDKGGTIKDGFVKEIDELRFLRKNSRVELAKIESEEKEATGINNLKIKFNKVFGYYLEVPKSQIKNVPEYFERRQTLVNAERYITPRLKELEEKILTAEDRLIELEKEVFEEIVAKIVEQSERIRYVSNLLGRIDTLISFADVAESNRYVRPTVNDSDVIKIIDGRHPVIEKFLDEPFVPNDVFLNNNESRLMIITGPNMAGKSTYIRTVALISIMAHIGSFVPAKNAEVGFIDRIFTRIGASDNLSQGESTFMVEMVETGNILNNATGNSLVILDEIGRGTSTFDGVSIAWAISEYLLNRVKAKTLFATHYHELSDIPLANHGAKNLTIEVKEWKNEIIFLRKIIEGSTDRSYGIYVAKLAGLPQEIIQRSDEILKQLEKNEFGLDGLPKLARKTKKEQQIVQPMLIFEENEALEELRKVDVNSITPLEALNILAKLKELAGE; encoded by the coding sequence ATGAGTGAGTCTGACTTTTCCAAGTTAACACCCATGATGCAGCAGTTTTACTCTATCAAAAAAGAGTATCCTGACTGCATTCTTTTCTTTAGAATGGGTGATTTCTACGAAATGTTTGATAATGATGCTAAAACAGCAAGCAAAATCCTTGGGATTGCTCTCACTAACAGGAATAAGTCTTCAGATAACAGTCCTCCCATGTGCGGTATCCCCTATCATTCTTACCAAACATATCTTAATAAGCTATTAAATGCAGGATTTAAGGTGGCAATATGTGAGCAGTTGGAAGACCCTTCAAAGGTAAAAGGGATAGTAAAAAGGGGTGTGGTCAGGGTTGTAACGCCCGGCACCATTATTGAAGATGAAACATTGTCGAATTCAAATTTTAATTTTCTTGTTGCAGTATCTAAAGCAAGAGATTTTTATTATGCTGCAATTGCCGATATATCTACAGGGGATTTATTCCTTTTTAACTCAAAAGAATTGTCAGAAATTATAAACAAATTCAGACCAAAAGAGATTATTGGGGAGATAGACAACCTCAATGGTATAAACTTACCATTTTTTAAAATTGAAAGGGTTTATCATTACAAAAGCATGCTTATCGGGATAACGGACTACTTTAGTGGCTCATCGCTAAAATCTGTAGGGATTACGGAAGATGAATATGTTAAACCGGTATTTTACCTTTTATCCTACCTCAAAGAGATGTTAATCGATGTAAAGCTAAAAAAGCCTACAGTGTTTTTGTCTGACAGGCAAATGTATCTTGACGCTATTGCCCAAAAGACGCTTGAGCTTTTTGAAAGTACATCCGGGAGAAAAGATGCCACACTATTTAATGTTCTAAATAAATGTTCCACACCTATGGGTGAAAGGCTGCTTGCAGTCTATCTTATGTCACCTACTAATGATTTGAATGAGATAGATATCAGGCTTAACATAGTAGAATATTTTTTATACAATAAAGAGAAAAGAGTTAATATTAAAGAGCTTTTAAAAGGTGTGTATGATCTTGAGCGGATTTTGACAAGATTGAATGCAAAAAAAGGCACACCGAGAGATTTGAGCTGGCTGACAAGTTCGCTTGCCCCTCTTACTGATATAAAAAAAATGTTGAAAGGCACAAATAACCCTTTTATTGATGATTTGTTTGATAATTTTGATGATTTGTCAGATATTTGTGAATTTCTGAAAAAAGCCGTTGCTGATGAGCCACCTGTATCTATTGATAAAGGAGGGACGATAAAAGACGGTTTTGTAAAAGAGATAGACGAATTGCGTTTTTTAAGAAAAAACAGCCGTGTTGAGCTTGCTAAGATTGAATCAGAAGAGAAAGAGGCGACAGGAATTAACAACCTTAAGATAAAGTTCAATAAGGTTTTTGGGTATTATCTTGAGGTGCCAAAATCGCAAATTAAAAATGTTCCCGAATATTTTGAAAGAAGGCAGACACTTGTGAATGCCGAACGGTATATAACCCCAAGGTTAAAAGAGCTTGAAGAAAAAATTCTTACCGCCGAAGATAGACTGATAGAGCTTGAAAAAGAGGTTTTTGAAGAAATAGTTGCAAAGATAGTTGAGCAAAGTGAAAGGATTAGATATGTTTCTAATCTTTTGGGGAGAATAGATACGCTGATTAGTTTTGCTGATGTGGCTGAATCAAACAGATATGTAAGACCGACTGTAAATGACAGTGATGTAATAAAGATAATCGATGGCAGGCACCCTGTAATAGAAAAGTTTTTGGATGAGCCTTTTGTTCCAAATGATGTTTTTCTCAATAATAATGAAAGCAGATTGATGATAATTACAGGACCAAATATGGCGGGAAAAAGCACATATATAAGGACGGTTGCACTTATCAGCATAATGGCACATATAGGCTCTTTTGTGCCGGCAAAGAATGCTGAGGTGGGCTTTATTGATAGGATTTTTACCAGAATCGGTGCCAGTGACAACCTTTCTCAAGGGGAATCAACATTTATGGTGGAGATGGTTGAGACTGGAAATATTTTAAATAATGCCACGGGCAACTCATTGGTGATATTGGATGAAATAGGTAGAGGGACTTCGACATTTGACGGAGTATCGATAGCTTGGGCTATTTCGGAGTATTTATTGAATAGAGTTAAGGCTAAAACACTTTTTGCTACACATTATCATGAGCTTTCAGACATACCTCTGGCAAATCACGGAGCAAAAAATCTAACCATAGAGGTTAAAGAGTGGAAAAATGAGATAATCTTCTTGAGAAAGATAATAGAGGGGAGCACTGATAGAAGTTATGGGATTTATGTGGCAAAACTGGCCGGGCTTCCACAGGAGATTATCCAAAGAAGTGATGAGATTTTAAAACAACTGGAAAAGAATGAATTTGGTCTTGACGGACTGCCAAAGCTTGCAAGGAAAACTAAAAAAGAGCAGCAAATTGTCCAGCCTATGCTTATTTTTGAAGAAAATGAGGCATTGGAAGAGTTGAGGAAAGTGGATGTGAATAGTATAACTCCTCTTGAAGCCCTTAATATTTTGGCAAAATTGAAGGAGCTGGCAGGTGAGTAA
- a CDS encoding glycosyl transferase, which translates to MADFYQNSLFTTLQNLNNRKFEEISDDIMKYTGRRKIALLLPALYSEFETEAMKIIIDELKEVPFIETIVLSLDQANKEQFLDVKKRLSVLPQEVKVVWNHGERVQALYDELLREDFPLNIPGKGRVVWMGLGYILAQNRHYVVALHDCDILNYKKELVARLVYPLINKNLNYRFSKGYYARVTDKLYGRVKRLFYIPLIRSLKKIVGHENNFLRYLDSFRYALSGEFAFLSDLARTVRISPTWGLEISILSEIYQTVHLSKVCQVEIMDTYEHKHNTIDVKKPNEGLIKMASDIAKTTFRVLAQDGVIVSEAFYRTLLATYIQESRRTIEQYYALAEINGLQYDRHEEIKAVESYAVAIKNAWLEFTENPIGVRLISPWIRIESALPGFMEKLSEYVEADNS; encoded by the coding sequence GTGGCTGATTTCTATCAAAATTCACTTTTTACTACTTTACAAAATTTGAATAACAGAAAGTTTGAAGAGATATCTGATGACATAATGAAATACACCGGCAGAAGAAAGATAGCTCTGCTTTTACCTGCCCTTTACTCAGAGTTTGAGACTGAAGCTATGAAAATCATTATTGATGAATTAAAGGAAGTCCCCTTTATAGAGACTATAGTTTTGTCCCTTGACCAAGCCAACAAGGAGCAGTTTTTAGATGTTAAAAAGAGGCTTAGTGTTTTACCGCAAGAGGTAAAGGTCGTTTGGAATCATGGGGAAAGGGTGCAAGCGCTTTATGACGAGCTTTTAAGGGAAGACTTCCCACTCAATATCCCCGGTAAAGGTCGAGTAGTCTGGATGGGGCTTGGATATATATTAGCTCAAAACAGGCATTACGTTGTCGCCCTTCATGATTGTGATATTTTAAACTACAAAAAAGAATTGGTTGCAAGGCTTGTTTACCCGCTTATAAACAAAAATTTAAATTACAGATTTTCAAAAGGTTATTATGCAAGAGTTACCGACAAGCTATACGGCAGAGTAAAAAGGCTTTTTTATATCCCTCTAATCAGGTCGTTGAAAAAGATTGTGGGGCATGAAAATAATTTTTTAAGGTATCTCGATAGTTTCAGATATGCCCTTTCAGGAGAGTTTGCCTTTCTTTCGGATCTTGCAAGGACTGTTAGGATTTCCCCCACATGGGGGCTTGAGATATCCATACTAAGTGAAATATATCAAACTGTTCACTTGAGCAAAGTTTGCCAGGTAGAGATTATGGATACTTATGAACATAAGCATAATACAATTGACGTTAAGAAGCCAAACGAGGGGCTTATCAAAATGGCTTCGGATATTGCAAAAACCACTTTTAGGGTATTGGCACAAGACGGAGTTATCGTTTCTGAGGCTTTTTACAGGACACTCCTTGCCACATATATTCAAGAGTCAAGGCGGACTATCGAACAATATTATGCACTGGCAGAAATAAATGGACTGCAATACGATAGGCATGAAGAGATAAAGGCTGTGGAATCTTATGCAGTTGCAATTAAAAATGCTTGGCTGGAGTTTACTGAAAATCCTATAGGGGTAAGGTTGATTTCTCCTTGGATAAGAATAGAGTCAGCGCTTCCGGGATTTATGGAGAAATTATCAGAGTATGTTGAAGCCGACAACAGTTAA
- a CDS encoding OmpA family protein — translation MSPYLGYHYFTGERDIDDNPEYGLRLGKSLNEKFEVELGVGYIPTEYDNGNDTNLFQYLGHVKYYFLENETLKPYGALGIAGDLSSSMNIGPSAALGVKYMIKDNFGVFAEVRYNYLFGDGNDVIAALGLTFNFGKKSKPVMDSDNDGVNDNIDKCLDTPKGDKVDSTGCTIKPVVLDTDKDGVADTEDMCQNTPMNTPVDKKGCPLDTDNDGVFDGLDKCPNSVKNAIVDKDGCEVKITLNVQFDTNKSDIKPEYVDEIKKFAEFLKRHPEVKVEIAGHTDSDGDRDKNIALSQKRADAVAEYLSTEFGIEKDRITAKGYGPDKPVASNDTEEGKNQNRRVEALLLK, via the coding sequence GTGTCACCTTATTTAGGGTATCACTATTTTACAGGGGAAAGAGATATTGATGATAATCCCGAGTATGGATTAAGATTAGGCAAAAGCTTAAATGAAAAATTTGAAGTAGAACTTGGCGTAGGATATATCCCTACAGAATATGACAACGGTAATGATACAAACCTTTTTCAATATTTAGGACATGTGAAATATTACTTTTTAGAAAATGAGACTCTTAAGCCTTATGGTGCTTTGGGGATTGCCGGCGACCTTAGCTCAAGTATGAATATTGGCCCTTCAGCAGCATTGGGTGTCAAGTACATGATAAAAGACAACTTTGGAGTTTTTGCCGAAGTAAGATACAATTATCTTTTTGGCGATGGTAACGATGTAATCGCTGCTCTCGGATTAACTTTTAATTTTGGTAAAAAGAGCAAGCCTGTTATGGATTCTGACAATGATGGTGTTAACGACAATATCGATAAATGTCTTGATACTCCTAAAGGGGACAAGGTTGACAGCACCGGATGTACTATAAAACCTGTAGTGCTTGATACAGACAAAGACGGAGTAGCTGATACGGAGGATATGTGCCAAAATACTCCTATGAATACGCCTGTTGATAAAAAAGGTTGCCCACTTGATACAGATAATGATGGAGTATTTGACGGGTTAGACAAGTGTCCTAATTCAGTAAAAAATGCAATCGTTGATAAAGATGGATGTGAAGTTAAAATTACACTTAACGTCCAATTTGATACAAATAAATCAGACATAAAACCTGAATATGTAGATGAAATCAAAAAATTTGCAGAATTCTTAAAAAGGCACCCCGAAGTTAAGGTAGAAATAGCCGGACACACCGATAGTGATGGTGACCGTGATAAAAATATAGCCCTTTCACAAAAAAGAGCTGATGCTGTTGCCGAATATCTTTCGACAGAATTTGGTATTGAAAAAGATAGAATCACAGCTAAAGGTTATGGCCCTGATAAGCCGGTAGCTTCAAATGATACAGAAGAAGGGAAAAACCAAAACAGAAGAGTAGAAGCACTACTTTTGAAATAA
- a CDS encoding SIR2 family NAD-dependent protein deacylase: protein MDAIKKAAEKIKNADILIITAGAGIGVDSGLPDFRGEKGFWHAYPMYERLGLNFYDCANPAHFENDPHFGWGFYGHRLELYRKTKPHKGFDIMLNWGKELVKDYFVITSNVDGQFQKAGFDPYKIYEIHGSIHYLQCLSPCCDAIWENNESVDIDYETMRAKNIPKCKFCGRVARPNILMFGDYSWLPSRSHEQSERLDDFLSFASGKNVVIVEVGAGTAIPSIRYTTERLSRRENATAIRINLRESQIGGDNISIPMRGLEAITLIDEELNG from the coding sequence ATGGATGCCATCAAAAAGGCCGCAGAAAAGATAAAAAATGCTGACATACTTATAATTACCGCAGGTGCGGGGATTGGAGTAGATTCAGGGCTGCCTGATTTCAGAGGGGAAAAAGGGTTTTGGCATGCATATCCAATGTATGAAAGGCTTGGGCTTAATTTTTATGATTGTGCAAACCCTGCCCATTTTGAAAACGACCCGCACTTTGGTTGGGGATTTTACGGGCACAGATTGGAATTATACAGGAAAACCAAACCTCACAAAGGGTTTGATATTATGTTAAACTGGGGCAAAGAGCTTGTGAAAGATTATTTTGTCATCACTTCCAATGTTGACGGGCAATTTCAAAAAGCCGGGTTTGACCCTTATAAAATTTATGAAATTCACGGCTCTATTCACTATCTCCAATGCCTTTCCCCGTGCTGTGACGCAATTTGGGAAAACAATGAATCAGTTGATATCGACTATGAAACTATGAGAGCTAAAAATATCCCTAAATGCAAATTTTGCGGCCGAGTAGCAAGGCCCAATATTTTGATGTTTGGAGATTACTCATGGCTGCCAAGCCGCTCACACGAGCAATCGGAAAGACTGGATGATTTTTTAAGTTTTGCGTCAGGCAAAAATGTTGTCATTGTTGAAGTTGGCGCGGGGACTGCCATACCATCAATCAGATATACAACAGAACGACTTTCAAGACGTGAAAATGCAACAGCGATAAGAATAAATTTAAGAGAATCACAAATCGGTGGGGATAATATCTCAATCCCAATGAGGGGGCTTGAGGCAATTACTTTGATAGATGAAGAATTAAATGGATAA